In Eschrichtius robustus isolate mEscRob2 chromosome 2, mEscRob2.pri, whole genome shotgun sequence, a single window of DNA contains:
- the GPX8 gene encoding probable glutathione peroxidase 8 isoform X3, translated as MEPLTAYPLRCSGPKAKVFAVLLSMVLCTVMLFLLQLKFLKPKINSFYTFEVKDANGRTVSLEKFRGKIRQRRNQDGISGSIWSTLKVKL; from the exons ATGGAGCCTCTCACAGCCTACCCTTTGAGATGTTCAGGGCCCAAAGCAAAGGTATTTGCAGTTTTGCTGTCTATGGTTCTATGTACAGTAATGTTATTTCTTCTACAATTAAAGTTCCTAAAACCTAAAATCAACAGCTTTTATACATTTGAAGTGAAAGATGCAAATGGAAGAACGGTTTCTCTGGAAAAGTTTAGAGGCAAA ATTCGTCAaagaaggaaccaagatggaatTTCTGGAAGTATCTGGTCAACCCTGAAGGTCAAGTTGTGA
- the GPX8 gene encoding probable glutathione peroxidase 8 isoform X2, with amino-acid sequence MEPLTAYPLRCSGPKAKVALVVNVASDCQFTDRNYLALQELHKEFGPFHFSVLAFPCNQFGESEPRPSKEVVSFARNNFGVTFPIFHKIKILGPEAEPAFRFLVDSSKKEPRWNFWKYLVNPEGQVVKSWRPEEPIEIIRPEIAALIRQMIIKKKEDL; translated from the exons ATGGAGCCTCTCACAGCCTACCCTTTGAGATGTTCAGGGCCCAAAGCAAAG GTTGCACTAGTTGTAAACGTGGCTAGTGACTGCCAATTCACAGACAGAAATTACTTAGCACTGCAGGAACTGCACAAAGAGTTTGGACCATTCCACTTCAGCGTCTTGGCTTTTCCATGCAATCAGTTTGGAGAATCGGAGCCCCGCCCAAGCAAGGAAGTAGTATCTTTTGCAAGAAATAACTTCGGAGTAACATTCCCCATCTTCCACAAGATTAAGATTCTAGGACCTGAAGCAGAACCTGCATTTAGATTTCTTGTTG ATTCGTCAaagaaggaaccaagatggaatTTCTGGAAGTATCTGGTCAACCCTGAAGGTCAAGTTGTGAAATCTTGGAGGCCAGAGGAACCCATTGAAATCATCAGGCCTGAGATAGCAGCTCTGATTAGACAAAtgatcataaaaaagaaagaggatctaTGA
- the GPX8 gene encoding probable glutathione peroxidase 8 isoform X1: MEPLTAYPLRCSGPKAKVFAVLLSMVLCTVMLFLLQLKFLKPKINSFYTFEVKDANGRTVSLEKFRGKVALVVNVASDCQFTDRNYLALQELHKEFGPFHFSVLAFPCNQFGESEPRPSKEVVSFARNNFGVTFPIFHKIKILGPEAEPAFRFLVDSSKKEPRWNFWKYLVNPEGQVVKSWRPEEPIEIIRPEIAALIRQMIIKKKEDL, translated from the exons ATGGAGCCTCTCACAGCCTACCCTTTGAGATGTTCAGGGCCCAAAGCAAAGGTATTTGCAGTTTTGCTGTCTATGGTTCTATGTACAGTAATGTTATTTCTTCTACAATTAAAGTTCCTAAAACCTAAAATCAACAGCTTTTATACATTTGAAGTGAAAGATGCAAATGGAAGAACGGTTTCTCTGGAAAAGTTTAGAGGCAAA GTTGCACTAGTTGTAAACGTGGCTAGTGACTGCCAATTCACAGACAGAAATTACTTAGCACTGCAGGAACTGCACAAAGAGTTTGGACCATTCCACTTCAGCGTCTTGGCTTTTCCATGCAATCAGTTTGGAGAATCGGAGCCCCGCCCAAGCAAGGAAGTAGTATCTTTTGCAAGAAATAACTTCGGAGTAACATTCCCCATCTTCCACAAGATTAAGATTCTAGGACCTGAAGCAGAACCTGCATTTAGATTTCTTGTTG ATTCGTCAaagaaggaaccaagatggaatTTCTGGAAGTATCTGGTCAACCCTGAAGGTCAAGTTGTGAAATCTTGGAGGCCAGAGGAACCCATTGAAATCATCAGGCCTGAGATAGCAGCTCTGATTAGACAAAtgatcataaaaaagaaagaggatctaTGA